Proteins from one Malaya genurostris strain Urasoe2022 chromosome 2, Malgen_1.1, whole genome shotgun sequence genomic window:
- the LOC131432874 gene encoding cuticle protein 8-like → MSLKFIFAVVLSVISSSAALPQYGYATSHQISSIQHHIAPVHHVAAIHATPIQHTILKQVEHNAPANYEFSYSVHDEHTGDVKSQQEKRLGDEVHGQYSLIDSDGHQRIVDYHADHHNGFNAVVRRVPTNVKIVQPLHRLVAQPIQLAHATISHGVVPVAHHIQGHHATSYSSQHRY, encoded by the exons ATGTCACTCAAA tttattttcgcTGTAGTTCTATCAGTGATTTCTAGTTCTGCTGCTTTACCTCAGTATGGGTACGCTACTTCACATCAGATCTCCAGTATTCAGCATCACATTGCTCCGGTTCATCATGTGGCCGCCATCCATGCCACTCCTATCCAACACACAATTCTGAAACAAGTAGAACATAATGCGCCAGCAAATTACGAATTTTCTTACTCCGTTCACGATGAACACACGGGAGATGTTAAGAGCCAGCAGGAGAAACGTCTTGGAGACGAAGTCCACGGGCAATACAGTCTGATCGATTCGGACGGACACCAGCGTATTGTCGATTACCATGCTGACCATCACAACGGATTCAACGCAGTGGTTCGTCGCGTTCCCACCAATGTGAAAATTGTTCAGCCATTGCACAGACTGGTGGCTCAGCCTATTCAGCTGGCGCATGCCACCATCTCGCATGGTGTTGTTCCAGTTGCTCACCACATTCAAGGACATCATGCTACCAGTTACAGTAGCCAGCACCGATACTAG